The Daucus carota subsp. sativus chromosome 9, DH1 v3.0, whole genome shotgun sequence genome window below encodes:
- the LOC108202702 gene encoding mediator of RNA polymerase II transcription subunit 15 isoform X1 → MQPFNFNAGNEALRCLSIAENLLSSRDFAQCKLYATRARESDPRMEQSEQMIAIADTLMAAETRLSNQQIDWYGVLRVESNCGDLELMSSQYRRLCVLLNPSRNRFPFAENAYRLVNEAWMVLSNPSRKFEFDSVIRNANFGYNFIQQPPETGPGPQQQQQQQHNGSTHYSFIQEHSEQLQKQHQQHYEQQQFLQPFGEQQLFPSQRGEYVNEGQQNWPNQVQQQGMHWSQGQGQPQNLHWSQQQQQQQQTLPWQSQPQQLLGQRSATPQPQVLPQQPEQNWPQHHQQQQQPLPWHQARPQQALGVPQQQMPFRQSTPPAQARVEPPQPQAQPPTQPLPWHHSQPQQQSVRPLPQKPLRQATPSPQQASRQATPPPQSHQRQTQLLLPKSPPPRQQPLSDTQLYQQPEAQQPLPWHQSQPQQPLARAEPELQEALHQPTPPQKPWHQSQPQQPLARAEPELQEALHQPTPPQKPWHQSQPQQPLARAEPELQKALHQPMPPQKPLHQPTPPPKPLHQPTPPPKPFLQVTPPQQNTLRQPTPPPEIPLRQPTPPPQNPLRQPTPPPKLPVTHLSVPKLEHQPQEQQPIPWHQSKQQASAIHQFQQPLSRSPPPPQQQPPIPRPEPALPKAQPPPQSTLKTVVQSPSPNTHSPFPGSENLQHSPQYQTQTQSEPQVPSQPLPQQQPQLLPQQLQSESQSQPQSLPEPEPQPKSKSRRQSQRKPQPQPKFQPQPPPLPQTETLQPPAESQDCGENGKFQVGQQGTHLSGEKSGTNDGNPHIDESSFWTGCPYCYNMYEYPGRYAEFTLRCQNCKRAFHAAKVSTPPGAAEGKEAYFCSWALFPLGVSSAYMDQCKAAASTWTPISNMFVVPQEENHCHGGKRKNKRPKGPWIYIDDDQDNVQDEPFKEDSDDEDWHITKKKKKAKSPKGKSSTSKNVTQSKVDKSKKVKGSKIGNLQPVHAAQEGEGFGVPNMEVPSMPVGDPGKKASSVITRNRPGVVSKEMGKLDLNVEFSNEVEEPAKGTNRGSTAEQGAEDNAEGTAFFDGLDEFLNSLPILSVDGDDKVKAG, encoded by the coding sequence ATGCAACCATTCAATTTCAACGCCGGAAACGAAGCGCTCCGGTGCTTATCCATCGCCGAGAACCTCCTCAGCAGCCGCGACTTCGCCCAATGCAAACTCTACGCGACCCGGGCCCGAGAGTCCGACCCGAGAATGGAGCAATCGGAGCAGATGATCGCGATTGCGGATACGCTGATGGCGGCGGAGACTAGGCTGAGTAATCAGCAGATTGACTGGTACGGCGTGCTGAGAGTGGAGAGCAATTGCGGCGATTTGGAGCTTATGAGCTCGCAGTATCGGAGATTGTGTGTTTTGTTGAATCCGAGTAGAAATAGGTTTCCGTTTGCGGAGAATGCGtataggctggtgaatgaggcGTGGATGGTGTTGTCGAATCCGTCGCGGAAGTTTGAGTTTGATTCGGTGATTAGAAATGCGAATTTTGGGTATAATTTTATACAGCAGCCTCCGGAGACCGGACCTGGACCgcagcaacagcagcagcagcagcacaATGGGAGTACGCATTATAGTTTTATACAGGAGCATAGCGAGCAGTTACAGAAGCAGCATCAGCAGCATTACGAGCAGCAGCAGTTTTTGCAGCCGTTTGGGGAGCAGCAGTTGTTTCCGAGTCAACGAGGTGAGTATGTGAATGAGGGGCAGCAGAATTGGCCGAATCAGGTGCAACAACAGGGGATGCATTGGTCGCAGGGGCAGGGACAGCCGCAGAATTTGCACTGGtctcagcagcagcagcaacaacagCAGACTTTGCCTTGGCAGAGTCAGCCGCAGCAGCTGTTAGGTCAGCGTTCGGCTACACCTCAGCCACAAGTTCTGCCTCAACAGCCGGAGCAGAATTGGCCTCAGCATCATCAGCAGCAGCAACAGCCTTTACCGTGGCATCAAGCTCGGCCGCAACAAGCATTAGGTGTTCCGCAACAGCAAATGCCTTTTCGCCAGTCTACACCTCCGGCTCAAGCTAGAGTGGAACCACCTCAGCCACAGGCTCAGCCCCCAACACAGCCTTTACCCTGGCATCATTCTCAGCCGCAACAGCAATCAGTTCGTCCTCTACCTCAGAAACCTCTGCGGCAGGCTACTCCCTCACCTCAACAGGCTTCGCGTCAGGCTACACCTCCTCCTCAGTCACACCAGCGACAAACACAGCTACTTTTGCCCAAGTCTCCCCCTCCGCGTCAACAACCTCTTTCCGATACACAACTATATCAGCAGCCAGAAGCACAACAGCCATTGCCTTGGCATCAATCTCAGCCGCAACAGCCATTGGCTCGTGCTGAACCTGAACTGCAAGAGGCTTTACATCAACCTACGCCACCACAAAAGCCTTGGCATCAATCTCAGCCGCAACAGCCATTGGCTCGTGCTGAACCTGAACTACAAGAGGCTTTACATCAACCTACACCACCACAAAAGCCTTGGCATCAATCTCAGCCGCAACAGCCATTGGCTCGTGCTGAACCTGAACTACAAAAGGCTTTACATCAACCTATGCCACCACAAAAGCCTTTGCATCAACCTACACCACCACCAAAGCCTTTGCATCAACCTACTCCACCACCAAAGCCTTTCCTTCAGGTTACACCCCCACAGCAGAACACTTTGCGTCAGCCTACGCCTCCACCAGAAATCCCATTACGCCAGCCCACACCTCCACCACAAAATCCATTACGACAGCCTACGCCTCCACCTAAGTTGCCTGTAACTCATCTATCAGTGCCTAAGCTTGAGCATCAACCTCAAGAACAACAGCCTATACCTTGGCATCAGTCTAAGCAACAAGCTTCAGCTATACATCAATTTCAACAGCCTCTATCCCGGTCCCCACCTCCACCTCAGCAACAACCACCAATTCCTCGTCCTGAACCGGCTTTACCAAAGGCACAACCTCCGCCACAGTCTACACTAAAGACTGTGGTGCAATCGCCTTCACCTAACACACATTCACCATTTCCGGGGTCTGAGAATCTGCAACACTCTCCACAATATCAGACACAAACACAATCCGAGCCACAGGTGCCATCACAGCCACTACCACAGCAGCAACCACAGCTACTGCCACAACAATTGCAGTCAGAATCACAGTCGCAGCCACAATCTCTGCCAGAGCCAGAGCCACAGCCAAAATCAAAATCGCGGCGGCAGTCACAGCGCAAGCCACAACCACAGCCAAAATTTCAGCCACAGCCACCACCACTGCCACAAACAGAGACATTGCAACCTCCGGCTGAATCTCAGGATTGTGGGGAAAATGGAAAGTTTCAGGTGGGACAACAGGGTACACATTTATCGGGAGAAAAAAGTGGAACTAATGATGGTAACCCACATATTGATGAATCTAGTTTTTGGACTGGGTGCCCATATTGCTATAATATGTATGAATATCCAGGGCGCTATGCTGAATTTACACTTCGATGCCAAAATTGTAAGAGGGCATTTCATGCTGCTAAGGTTTCTACCCCACCAGGGGCAGCTGAGGGTAAAGAAGCTTACTTTTGTTCTTGGGCTCTTTTCCCATTAGGGGTTTCTTCTGCATATATGGATCAATGTAAGGCAGCAGCCTCGACTTGGACGCCCATTTCAAACATGTTTGTTGTTCCTCAAGAGGAAAATCATTGTCATGGTGGAAAACGAAAGAATAAGAGGCCAAAAGGTCCATGGATTTATATTGATGATGATCAAGATAATGTTCAGGATGAACCTTTTAAAGAagattctgatgatgaggaTTGGCACATcactaagaagaagaagaaagctaAGAGCCCCAAGGGGAAGAGTTCGACATCTAAAAATGTCACGCAATCAAAAGTGGACAAGTCAAAAAAGGTTAAGGGGAGTAAAATTGGGAATTTACAACCTGTACATGCAGCACAAGAGGGTGAGGGTTTTGGGGTTCCTAATATGGAGGTTCCTAGTATGCCAGTTGGTGATCCTGGTAAGAAAGCATCAAGTGTTATTACAAGAAACCGACCAGGTGTAGTTTCAAAAGAAATGGGGAAGTTGGATCTGAATGTGGAGTTCAGCAATGAGGTTGAAGAGCCTGCTAAGGGAACAAACAGAGGCAGCACGGCAGAACAAGGGGCAGAAGATAATGCTGAAGGAACTGCTTTCTTTGATGGTCTTGATGAATTTTTGAATAGCCTACCAATTCTCTCAGTTGATGGTGACGACAAGGTAAAAGCTGGTTAG
- the LOC108202702 gene encoding uncharacterized protein LOC108202702 isoform X2 encodes MQPFNFNAGNEALRCLSIAENLLSSRDFAQCKLYATRARESDPRMEQSEQMIAIADTLMAAETRLSNQQIDWYGVLRVESNCGDLELMSSQYRRLCVLLNPSRNRFPFAENAYRLVNEAWMVLSNPSRKFEFDSVIRNANFGYNFIQQPPETGPGPQQQQQQQHNGSTHYSFIQEHSEQLQKQHQQHYEQQQFLQPFGEQQLFPSQRGEYVNEGQQNWPNQVQQQGMHWSQGQGQPQNLHWSQQQQQQQQTLPWQSQPQQLLGQRSATPQPQVLPQQPEQNWPQHHQQQQQPLPWHQARPQQALGVPQQQMPFRQSTPPAQARVEPPQPQAQPPTQPLPWHHSQPQQQSVRPLPQKPLRQATPSPQQASRQATPPPQSHQRQTQLLLPKSPPPRQQPLSDTQLYQQPEAQQPLPWHQSQPQQPLARAEPELQEALHQPTPPQKPWHQSQPQQPLARAEPELQEALHQPTPPQKPWHQSQPQQPLARAEPELQKALHQPMPPQKPLHQPTPPPKPFLQVTPPQQNTLRQPTPPPEIPLRQPTPPPQNPLRQPTPPPKLPVTHLSVPKLEHQPQEQQPIPWHQSKQQASAIHQFQQPLSRSPPPPQQQPPIPRPEPALPKAQPPPQSTLKTVVQSPSPNTHSPFPGSENLQHSPQYQTQTQSEPQVPSQPLPQQQPQLLPQQLQSESQSQPQSLPEPEPQPKSKSRRQSQRKPQPQPKFQPQPPPLPQTETLQPPAESQDCGENGKFQVGQQGTHLSGEKSGTNDGNPHIDESSFWTGCPYCYNMYEYPGRYAEFTLRCQNCKRAFHAAKVSTPPGAAEGKEAYFCSWALFPLGVSSAYMDQCKAAASTWTPISNMFVVPQEENHCHGGKRKNKRPKGPWIYIDDDQDNVQDEPFKEDSDDEDWHITKKKKKAKSPKGKSSTSKNVTQSKVDKSKKVKGSKIGNLQPVHAAQEGEGFGVPNMEVPSMPVGDPGKKASSVITRNRPGVVSKEMGKLDLNVEFSNEVEEPAKGTNRGSTAEQGAEDNAEGTAFFDGLDEFLNSLPILSVDGDDKVKAG; translated from the exons ATGCAACCATTCAATTTCAACGCCGGAAACGAAGCGCTCCGGTGCTTATCCATCGCCGAGAACCTCCTCAGCAGCCGCGACTTCGCCCAATGCAAACTCTACGCGACCCGGGCCCGAGAGTCCGACCCGAGAATGGAGCAATCGGAGCAGATGATCGCGATTGCGGATACGCTGATGGCGGCGGAGACTAGGCTGAGTAATCAGCAGATTGACTGGTACGGCGTGCTGAGAGTGGAGAGCAATTGCGGCGATTTGGAGCTTATGAGCTCGCAGTATCGGAGATTGTGTGTTTTGTTGAATCCGAGTAGAAATAGGTTTCCGTTTGCGGAGAATGCGtataggctggtgaatgaggcGTGGATGGTGTTGTCGAATCCGTCGCGGAAGTTTGAGTTTGATTCGGTGATTAGAAATGCGAATTTTGGGTATAATTTTATACAGCAGCCTCCGGAGACCGGACCTGGACCgcagcaacagcagcagcagcagcacaATGGGAGTACGCATTATAGTTTTATACAGGAGCATAGCGAGCAGTTACAGAAGCAGCATCAGCAGCATTACGAGCAGCAGCAGTTTTTGCAGCCGTTTGGGGAGCAGCAGTTGTTTCCGAGTCAACGAGGTGAGTATGTGAATGAGGGGCAGCAGAATTGGCCGAATCAGGTGCAACAACAGGGGATGCATTGGTCGCAGGGGCAGGGACAGCCGCAGAATTTGCACTGGtctcagcagcagcagcaacaacagCAGACTTTGCCTTGGCAGAGTCAGCCGCAGCAGCTGTTAGGTCAGCGTTCGGCTACACCTCAGCCACAAGTTCTGCCTCAACAGCCGGAGCAGAATTGGCCTCAGCATCATCAGCAGCAGCAACAGCCTTTACCGTGGCATCAAGCTCGGCCGCAACAAGCATTAGGTGTTCCGCAACAGCAAATGCCTTTTCGCCAGTCTACACCTCCGGCTCAAGCTAGAGTGGAACCACCTCAGCCACAGGCTCAGCCCCCAACACAGCCTTTACCCTGGCATCATTCTCAGCCGCAACAGCAATCAGTTCGTCCTCTACCTCAGAAACCTCTGCGGCAGGCTACTCCCTCACCTCAACAGGCTTCGCGTCAGGCTACACCTCCTCCTCAGTCACACCAGCGACAAACACAGCTACTTTTGCCCAAGTCTCCCCCTCCGCGTCAACAACCTCTTTCCGATACACAACTATATCAGCAGCCAGAAGCACAACAGCCATTGCCTTGGCATCAATCTCAGCCGCAACAGCCATTGGCTCGTGCTGAACCTGAACTGCAAGAGGCTTTACATCAACCTACGCCACCACAAAAGCCTTGGCATCAATCTCAGCCGCAACAGCCATTGGCTCGTGCTGAACCTGAACTACAAGAGGCTTTACATCAACCTACACCACCACAAAAGCCTTGGCATCAATCTCAGCCGCAACAGCCATTGGCTCGTGCTGAACCTGAACTACAAAAGGCTTTACATCAACCTATGCCACCACAAAAGCCTTTGCATCAAC CTACTCCACCACCAAAGCCTTTCCTTCAGGTTACACCCCCACAGCAGAACACTTTGCGTCAGCCTACGCCTCCACCAGAAATCCCATTACGCCAGCCCACACCTCCACCACAAAATCCATTACGACAGCCTACGCCTCCACCTAAGTTGCCTGTAACTCATCTATCAGTGCCTAAGCTTGAGCATCAACCTCAAGAACAACAGCCTATACCTTGGCATCAGTCTAAGCAACAAGCTTCAGCTATACATCAATTTCAACAGCCTCTATCCCGGTCCCCACCTCCACCTCAGCAACAACCACCAATTCCTCGTCCTGAACCGGCTTTACCAAAGGCACAACCTCCGCCACAGTCTACACTAAAGACTGTGGTGCAATCGCCTTCACCTAACACACATTCACCATTTCCGGGGTCTGAGAATCTGCAACACTCTCCACAATATCAGACACAAACACAATCCGAGCCACAGGTGCCATCACAGCCACTACCACAGCAGCAACCACAGCTACTGCCACAACAATTGCAGTCAGAATCACAGTCGCAGCCACAATCTCTGCCAGAGCCAGAGCCACAGCCAAAATCAAAATCGCGGCGGCAGTCACAGCGCAAGCCACAACCACAGCCAAAATTTCAGCCACAGCCACCACCACTGCCACAAACAGAGACATTGCAACCTCCGGCTGAATCTCAGGATTGTGGGGAAAATGGAAAGTTTCAGGTGGGACAACAGGGTACACATTTATCGGGAGAAAAAAGTGGAACTAATGATGGTAACCCACATATTGATGAATCTAGTTTTTGGACTGGGTGCCCATATTGCTATAATATGTATGAATATCCAGGGCGCTATGCTGAATTTACACTTCGATGCCAAAATTGTAAGAGGGCATTTCATGCTGCTAAGGTTTCTACCCCACCAGGGGCAGCTGAGGGTAAAGAAGCTTACTTTTGTTCTTGGGCTCTTTTCCCATTAGGGGTTTCTTCTGCATATATGGATCAATGTAAGGCAGCAGCCTCGACTTGGACGCCCATTTCAAACATGTTTGTTGTTCCTCAAGAGGAAAATCATTGTCATGGTGGAAAACGAAAGAATAAGAGGCCAAAAGGTCCATGGATTTATATTGATGATGATCAAGATAATGTTCAGGATGAACCTTTTAAAGAagattctgatgatgaggaTTGGCACATcactaagaagaagaagaaagctaAGAGCCCCAAGGGGAAGAGTTCGACATCTAAAAATGTCACGCAATCAAAAGTGGACAAGTCAAAAAAGGTTAAGGGGAGTAAAATTGGGAATTTACAACCTGTACATGCAGCACAAGAGGGTGAGGGTTTTGGGGTTCCTAATATGGAGGTTCCTAGTATGCCAGTTGGTGATCCTGGTAAGAAAGCATCAAGTGTTATTACAAGAAACCGACCAGGTGTAGTTTCAAAAGAAATGGGGAAGTTGGATCTGAATGTGGAGTTCAGCAATGAGGTTGAAGAGCCTGCTAAGGGAACAAACAGAGGCAGCACGGCAGAACAAGGGGCAGAAGATAATGCTGAAGGAACTGCTTTCTTTGATGGTCTTGATGAATTTTTGAATAGCCTACCAATTCTCTCAGTTGATGGTGACGACAAGGTAAAAGCTGGTTAG
- the LOC108200649 gene encoding uncharacterized protein LOC108200649: MAATISRKLAPKSLKHSPLSTFFSLHKTHLPNLTSPQTPLNPNFKFSNFPRFYGQSTQYQEPILLNHSISKSYTNCPQNGFSNYPQLRSINPKTLNYEILKFSLIGSPRFLSTKPLENPDQDSDETQNPDQDSEKIENLVEDSENARNPDQVLDEFAGFKHQEITGPTVERDVSALANETREVLETMMKTIYSLSKVLAVLGLFNLGLGAWISYITRESAIAEVSIQSVLAFGLPFSLAFMLRQSLKPMNFFRKMEDQGRLQILTLTLQIAKNLNVFFVRVRGVAYMCVAGAAVGLVFAVLYR; encoded by the coding sequence ATGGCAGCCACGATTTCTCGCAAACTAGCCCCCAAATCTCTGAAACACAGCCCTCTCTCCACCTTTTTCAGTCtgcacaaaacccatctcccaAATCTCACTTCTCCCCAAACCCCATTAAATCCTAACTTTAAATTTTCCAATTTTCCTCGATTTTATGGCCAATCAACCCAATATCAAGAACCTATTCTACTTAATCACAGTATCAGCAAATCATACACAAATTGCCCCCAAAATGGTTTTAGTAATTATCCACAATTAAGAAGcataaaccctaaaaccctaaattaTGAAATCTTGAAATTTTCCCTAATTGGAAGCCCTAGGTTCTTGTCAACTAAACCCCTTGAAAACCCAGATCAAGATTCTGATGAAACCCAAAACCCAGATCAGGATTCTGAGAAAATTGAAAACCTGGTTGAGGATTCTGAAAATGCACGAAACCCAGATCAGGTTTTGGATGAATTTGCTGGATTTAAGCACCAGGAAATTACTGGCCCAACTGTTGAGCGAGATGTGTCTGCTTTAGCAAATGAAACCCGAGAAGTTCTTGAAACAATGATGAAGACTATTTATAGTTTGAGCAAAGTTTTGGCTGTTTTGGGTTTGTTTAATCTTGGTTTGGGAGCTTGGATATCGTATATTACTCGAGAATCAGCGATTGCAGAGGTTTCAATACAGAGTGTTTTGGCGTTTGGGCTTCCGTTTTCACTGGCATTTATGTTGAGGCAGTCTTTGAAGCCGATGAATTTCTTTAGGAAGATGGAGGATCAAGGTAGGCTTCAAATTTTGACTTTGACTCTTCAAATTGCTAAAAATTTGAATGTGTTTTTTGTGAGGGTCCGCGGGGTCGCTTATATGTGTGTTGCTGGTGCTGCGGTTGGTCTGGTTTTCGCGGTGCTATATAGATAA
- the LOC108201966 gene encoding myosin-2 — MSTLELMLEKLQQTADHNAEDLPPALPVRPVSKARLPPGKKSWPVKLQNSYSTDELVSLVSRFESPEINDAKEAKGKCCFGGDTNGCLIQKTEIVDYTREKDLQVILGTQTYSNGYRHQDLIRGIVTLQSYVRAENARNIASRTLQTKHRAVLLLQSVTRGWLTRRHLIFTKRSDSRIQEAKDSVHVPYCDVYELQRRVLKTEAAVQNKNEENYGLRMKIAQFEKQWQQHEAKMKSMEKMWQEQLTFIQVSLAEVASKPQSVERSENEITIVDSAPMLCDANGDSFSFLGESGSDANSIYELRKLKLRFETWKKDYKSQLYKTKETFQKLGTSKVKKSSKKWWER, encoded by the exons ATGTCTACTCTTGAGCTTATGCTTGAAAAACTTCAGCAAACTGCAGATCACAATGCAGAGGATCTTCCACCAGCATTGCCAGTTCGTCCGGTCTCAAAGGCCCGGTTACCTCCTGGAAAGAAGTCTTGGCCTGTCAAGTTGCAAAACAGTTATTCGACGGATGAACTTGTTTCACTTGTTAGCAGATTTGAATCCCCCGAAATAAACGATGCTAAAGAAGCCAAAGGGAAATGTTGCTTTGGAGGAGACACTAATGGATGTCTTATACAGAAG ACTGAGATAGTGGATTATACAAGAGAGAAGGACCTACAAGTGATTCTTGGCACTCAGACATACTCCAATGGATATCGCCATCAAGATCTCATAAGGGGGATAGTTACACTGCAATCAT ATGTTCGAGCTGAAAATGCTAGAAATATTGCGAGCAGAACATTACAGACGAAACATAGAGCTGTCTTGCTTCTGCAATCTG TAACACGAGGCTGGTTAACTCGAAGAcatcttatattcacaaagagAAGTGACAGTAGAATTCAGGAAGCAAAG GATTCTGTTCATGTTCCATATTGTGATGTCTATGAGCTGCAAAGGAGAGTTCTTAAGACCGAGGCAGCAGTACAAAATAAAAACGAGGAAAACTATGGCTTGCGGATGAAGATTGCACAATTTGAGAAACAGTGGCAGCAACATGAAGCAAAAATGAAATCAATGGAGAAGATGTGGCAAGAGCAGTTGACATTTATACAA GTGAGCCTAGCTGAAGTGGCTAGCAAACCTCAGTCCGTCGAAAGAAGTGAAAATGAGATCACAATAGTGGATTCAGCTCCCATGCTTTGTGATGCTAATGGggactctttttcttttttaggaGAATCAGGTTCAGATGCAAATTCAATATACGAGCTTCGAAAGCTAAAACTACGATTTGAAACATGGAAGAAAGACTACAAATCCCAGTTATACAAGACAAAAGAAACATTTCAAAAACTTGGAACGTCCAAGGTAAAAAAGAGTAGCAAGAAATGGTGGGAAAGATGA
- the LOC108200841 gene encoding thylakoid lumenal 19 kDa protein, chloroplastic yields MASTFSPSALLSTTTSTSSTPSKPPQFKPQLTIPPSKPSSNNLTTTLTAALAAATILTSTTPSLADSTYQTYYGTAASAANYGGYGGNSNKKDSAEYIYDVPEGWKERLVSKVEKGTNGTDSEFYNPKKKTEKEYLLYLAGIRQLGPKEAILNNLALSDVDLQDLISSADSVTSEERNDDKGQVYYVYEIDGVAKHSLISVTCARNKLYAHFVNAPTPEWNKDKETLRHVHESFKTIGV; encoded by the coding sequence ATGGCATCAACTTTCTCCCCCTCAGCCCTGCtctccaccaccacctccacctcctcaACTCCTTCCAAACCACCACAATTCAAACCCCAACTCACCATTCCACCCTCTAAGCCATCCTCAAATAACTTAACCACCACGTTAACCGCAGCCTTAGCTGCAGCCACTATCCTGACATCCACAACTCCCTCTCTGGCAGACTCAACTTACCAAACATACTATGGCACTGCTGCCAGTGCAGCCAATTATGGCGGATACGGTGGCAACTCCAACAAGAAAGACTCTGCAGAGTACATTTACGACGTGCCAGAAGGATGGAAAGAAAGATTAGTGTCTAAAGTTGAGAAGGGGACTAATGGAACTGACAGTGAGTTCTACAATCCAAAAAAGAAAACTGAGAAAGAATATTTGCTATATCTTGCAGGGATTCGACAATTGGGACCGAAAGAAGCTATACTCAATAACTTGGCATTATCTGATGTAGACTTGCAAGACCTCATTTCTAGTGCAGATAGTGTTACTTCTGAAGAAAGGAATGATGATAAAGGCCAAGTCTATTACGTATATGAGATCGACGGGGTGGCTAAGCATAGCTTAATATCGGTTACTTGTGCAAGGAACAAGCTCTACGCGCATTTTGTTAATGCGCCAACACCAGAATGGAATAAAGATAAGGAAACTTTGAGACATGTCCACGAGTCTTTTAAAACTATTGGAGTTTAA